In Deltaproteobacteria bacterium, the genomic stretch TTTCTTACGAAGCCACAGAGTCATAAAGGGGCCTGAAAGGATATAGGCAAGCATAAAAAGAAAGAAAGTAACGCTTGGCTCTGCTGCAACCACTATTGAGAAAAGAATCACTAACACCAGCATGTTGAATCTCATTGTCTTGAAAAGTCCTGGACGCTTAAAACTGTAATACTTGATGGTACTGACCATCAAGAATGACAACACGTAGATCATGATGAGGATGGTCACATGTTTTGTGGTCCCGCCCCCACCTAAACGGTACAACAGGAGAACTGTAGAGGCTATCATGAAGGCCGCCGCCGGAATGGGCAGGCCCGTGAAATAGTCGCTGCTAACACGATCGACCTGGATGTTAAACCGTGCCAGGCGTAAAGTGCCGCAGGCAACAAACAAAAGAGCAGCTAACCACCCTAGCCTGCCAAATGGTTGCAGTGCCCAAAGATAGACCAAAATACCAGGCGCCACCCCAAAAGAGATGGCATCACATAGGGAATCATATTCAAGGCCGAACTTACTCACGGTACGGGTGACGCGAGCTATCTTTCCGTCAAGGGCATCAAAGAGGGCCGCAACCATGATGGCAATGGCGCTCTTTACAAAATGGCCCTGAATGGCGGCAATAAGAGCATAGAAGCCGCAGAAAAGGTTAGCAGAGGTCATCAAGTTAGGCAGGAGATAGATCCTGCGGTGCGAATCTTTGTTCTTGGACCGTTTTTTTCTCTTCATGTCAAATGCCCCAAAATCGAGGTTCCAGCCAATACCTTATCCCCCACAGATACGGCAGGTTTTGTATCCGATGGAAGATAGACATCCAGGCGAGATCCGAAACAGATAATGCCAAAGCGCTGCCCGCGCCTCAAGTGGTCTCCCTTCTGTATTCTGCAAACGATGCGTCTTGCAATCAGGCCCGCCACCTGAACCACTACGAGCCTGCGTCCGCTTCCAATGTCTAAGCTAACAGCATTGCGTTCATTGTCTTTGGAGGCCTTATCCAGATTAGCGGAAAAGAATCTTCCGGGATAATAGGATATATCAACCACCGTGCCATCCGTTGGTATGCGGTTGACATGGACATTAAACACGGACATGAAGACACTGACCTTAAGCATTTTCTCACGGGCAACATCACTCTCGCTGACAACCCTGACCTCAACAACTTTGCCGTCAGCGGGAGAGACCACTGCCCTGTCTTCGCTAGGAATTACACGGTCCGGATCCCTGAAGAAGAAAACGATAAAACAAGTAACCGCCGCGAAAAACAGCGCCACCATGCTTAGGCCCAAGGCAGCCAGATAGACGGTTACAAAGGCCGACGAAACTATGAGCGGAAGCCCCTCAGAAGCCACTGGAAAGGCCCTTTTGTTTTCTGGTCTAAGATGCGAAAAAAAACTCATATGGTTTGATCCGATCCCTAAAGGGTTAAGAAACGCTGCCCTGGGCCAGTTTCTCTTTCGTCCTCCGATGTTCGGCCAGGATTTGCTCAATCTTGTCCCGGCCTGCCAGCTTCAGCTTCTGGATTCTCTTACGTTCCACCCATTCTTCTGTAGACAAATAAGGATGCCTGTTATAATCTTCCAGTTGCTTTTCGTACTGTTGGTGCGCCTGCACATATTTTTCCAGGATCTCATTTTCCTTGATTAACAGGTCGATCAGTTCCCGGTCTCTCTTCTCCATAGACGATCCTCCTGGAGGTTTTGTCCTGAGTGGCAGACGTAACAGGACTTTCTTAAAAAATTATACTGATTTTCAATTATTTGTCAACCAACCGTCCTTTTTCCAGCTTTATCTCCGCATCCGACTTACGCAAGTAATTGGGAGCAAGCAAAGCAACGTCAGTAGTCTCACCCCGTTCAATTTGCTTCATTCCGATGTAAGCCACTACCGAAGCCTGCAGTGTATTAAGATAGGGCGGCGCAAATTGGGCACGGGATCCAAGGCACTCTTCAATCAGATCCCTGTATACGACAGCGCCATCACCGACAAAAAGACAGGGAGCTTTAATCTGCATAAGCCATTGCGTTGGCTCAACTGCGCAATCCGAAGCTATCTTCTCCAAGCCTGCATCACGACTGCACCTGTAAAGAGCTGTGTAGATCTCCTCCTTCCGGGCATCCAGCATAGGGCAGACGAGATCAGGAAACCATGGAAACTGGTACGCCAGGACATCCAGTGTGGAAACACCGGCAACCGGTTTTCCCATAGCAAACCCGAGTCCTTTGACAGCACTGATCCCGATGCGCAGGCCGGTGAAACTTCCCGGACCAGTGGTAACAGCAAGCCCGTCGCATTCATCCACACCCATACCCGCCATGCGCAAGGCAGAATCTACAGCCAACATAAGTCGTTTTGCGTGTGTCCTTGTGCTGGTCGCCTGAACTTGAGCAAGAAGGCTGTCGCCTCTAAGAACTGCAACGCCTCCGGTCTGAGTCGACGTATCAATGGCGAGAACTATCATCCCTCACCTTGCTCTCGGCCCTTTCTTTCGGGGCTTTCGATGAAGGGCAATCTCCAGGACCTTGTCCATGTGACTCACCGGGATAAAGGTGACTTTGCGCCTGATATTTGGGGGAATCTCGACCAAATCCTTTTTGTTTTTTTCCGGTATGATGATCTTCTGGACGTTCGCTCTGAGGGCAGCCAGCGCCTTTTCCTTCAGTCCCCCCACAAGCAGTACACGCCCCCGAAGAGTGATTTCGCCTGTCATAGCAATATCTCTGCTTACAGGCCTCCCGCTCAAGGCTGAGACGAGAGCCACGGCCATGGTGACCCCGGCTGAAGGTCCGTCCTTGGGAATGGCCCCTGCAGGAACATGGATATGAATGTCCGTGTCCTGGTAGAAATTTGCCCTAAAGCCGAGACTCTTGGCATGAGATCGGGCAAAACTGAAGGCCGCCCTTGCCGACTCCTGCATGACCTCGCCCAATTGACCTGTCAGGGTCAATTCCCCCTTGCCTTTCATCGTGGAGGCCTCTATATAGAGAACTTCCCCACCTGCTTGGGTCCAGGCAAGCCCGGTGGACACGCCAATCTCATGGCACTCCTGGTCCAATTCCGGGAGGTATTTCGGAACACCCAGGTAGCGATGGAGGTTGGCACAGGTCACTTTAAATATGCCTTTCTCCCCCTCTGCCACTTTCCGGGCCACCTTGCGGCAAATGTTGGCTATCTCGCGCTCCAGGTTCCTGAGGCCGGCCTCCAGGGTGTATTCTGATATGATCTTCCGCACCGCTTCGGAGCCCATGCTTATATGTTTTCTTGTGATGCCATTCTCCTTAATTTGACGCGGGATCAAAAACTTTTGTGCAATAAAAAGCTTTTCCTCTTCCGTGTATCCGGACAGTTCAATGATCTCCATGCGATCCCTTAGGGCTGAGGGAATAGGATCGGCAAGATTTGCTGTGGTGATAAACATGACTTTTGACAAATCAAAGGGGACGTTCAAATAGTGGTCGCTAAAACTAACATTTTGTTCCGGGTCAAGGACTTCCAGTAGGGCCGCAGCGGGGTCCCCGCGAAAATCGGCGCCGATCTTGTCCACTTCATCCATCATAAACACCGGATTGTTCTTGCCGCACTGCTTTAAGCCCTGCAGAATTCGACCCGGCAGGGCCCCGATGTAAGTGCGACGGTGGCCCCTGATTTCGGCCTCATCCCGAACACCACCCAAGGAGATACGGAAAAACTTCCTGTTCATGGCCCTTGCAATGGATCTTCCAAGTGAGGTCTTGCCCACACCGGGCGGCCCCACAAAGCAGAGTATTGGGCCTTTCATGGCCTTGTTCAGTTTTCGGACGCTTAAGTATTCAAGGATACGGTCCTTCACCTTTTCCAGATCAAAGTGGTCTTCATCGAGAACCCCCTGGGCCTTTTTCACATCCAGCACATCTTTGGTTGACTTGCTCCACGGGACTTCTACCAGCCAATCGAGATACGTCCGCACAATGGAGGCCTCGGCCGCATCAGGGTGCATCTGATCGAGGCGCTTTAGCTGTTTACCAGCCTCCTTTTCCGCTTCCTTAGACATCTTCGCCTTTTTTATTTTCTTCCTGTACTCTGAAACCTCCTTGGCCCTTTCGTCCGTATCACCCAATTCTTTGTGGATGGCTCGCATCTCTTCCCTGAGAAAGTACTCCCGTTGGGTCTTTGATATCTCTTCCCTGGCATGCGACTGGATCTTGGCTTGCATAGCAGAAACCTCCAGTTCTTTGCTCAGGAGATCATTTACTCGATGAAGCTTCTGAACGGGGTTGTTCATTTCCAGAAGGGCCTGGGCGTCTTCTGTCTTCAGCAGGAGGTTTGAGGCTACCAGGTCGGCCAAACGGATCGGATCATCAATACTGTGAAGAATAGCGCCCACATCACTGCTCAGCTCGCCTCGGAGCTCAAGAATCTTCACCCCTTGCTCGCACACATTTCGCATCAGGGCTTCGGTCTCAAGGCTCATCTCTTCGGCTTGCTCTTCCACGATCTTTTCGATCTTTACCTGATAGAAAGGTTTTTTCTCAGTGTATTCTGCGATCCGTGCTTTGGCCAGTCCCTGAACCAACAACTTGGCTCTACCGTCGGGCAGTTTGAGCATACGCAGGATCACGGCGACCGTGCCAACCGCGAAGATCTCATCAGGTTTCGGGTTTTCGACCGAAGACTTTCGTTGTGTGGCAAGAAGGAGAAGGCGATCTTTGGCCATCGCTGTATCTACGGCCCGAACAGACCTGTCTCTGCCCACAAACAGGGGAAGAACCATATGATTAAACACAACAATATCCCGAACGGGAAGGAGGGGAAGTTCCTCAGGGATGTCTATAGTCTCCCCATCTTCTTGAATAACGTCGATTGAGTCCTCGGTGTCTATTTGCCCCATGGGAATGCTCCTCTCAAAGATATACGTTTTCAGACATCTTTCATTTTCCAGTTAACAATCTGCAGCAGGCATACGTTAATGATGCAGGTTGTATGAGGCTGGAATGAAGGATGCCATAAATAGTATAGGATGACATGTCCTTATGACAACAAAAATCTTGATTCATTGGTCTGATTCATTGGCCCATGAACTATAGTTGTTTCTTATAACTACTTGTGATATCTTGACGTTAACGGTTATTCGGTTATAGTACCTTCATCAGGAGGCGTCTTGCAGCCGTTAGTCCTTAAGATTTTCGTCTTTTCCTTCGGCATGTGTGTCGGTAGTTTCCTCAACGTGTGCATTCACCGTCTTCCCCGATCACTCTCCCTGATCCACCCTCGATCCATGTGTCCTGTCTGCGGGGCCAGAATCGCCTTTTACGATAACATTCCGGTCTTGAGTTATCTTTGGCTTCGGGGACGGTGTCGCCACTGCCAAGCGGCAATATCCTCGAGATATCCCGTGGTTGAGCTTGCTGCGGGCCTGTTTGCAGTTGCGATCTTCATCAGATACGGCCTGGCCTGGGAAGCCTTTTGTTTGTATGTCCTGGTGGCTGCGCTGCTCGTCATTACGTTCATAGATATCGATCATCAAATCATTCCGGACGTAATTACTTATCCGGGCATTGTCCTCGGATTCCTTTCTTCCTTTGTGACAGGGCACATCACTTACAAAGATTCCCTTATGGGGATTTTCTTGGGTGGAGGCATCCTCTTGTTGGTTGCCTCAGCGTACTATTATCTCACCAAAAAAGAGGGTATGGGCGGTGGGGATGTCAAGCTTCTTGCCATGATTGGGGCATTTTTGGGGTGGAAAGGGGCCGTTTTTACCATTTTTGTTGGCTCAGCCGTTGGAACCGTCCTGGGCATAGCCGTGGCTCTGCGCACGCAAAGCGGACGAAAAACGGTGGTCCCCTTTGGGCCATTTCTTAGCCTGGGAGCCTTGCTTTACTTGTTTCACGGGCCGGAAATAGTGGACTGGTACATGGCCTTAATGAGGTAGCAGCCTTTGAAAACCTTCAGGCCCGGACTCCGGACCCAAATCTTGCTGAGCTTGACCCTGCTTCTAGTCGCTGCCATGATCTCGACCAGCTTCGTTGTCACACGGATCAGGGAACGGGACCTGCTTCAGCACAAGGTGGCTGACGGAAAGGCAGTGGTTAAAAAGATGCAGTTGGCCATTAAAGAGCTATCAAGAGGCCAAGGGCCACCCCCTTTGGAACTTGTCAGGGAACGCCTTAGAAACGGCGCCACATGGATGGCCCCCTCCAGGCTATTCGGACAGATCATTGTGATGGGAAGAGACGGCACGCTGTGGGTGGGCAACCAAGGTCCGGATCGGTCTGTAAAGCCTGGCGACCCTGAAATCGCCTCGGTCCTGCGCACGGGAAAAGGGACCACCCGGATATCCAGAAACCGCGGTATCCTCACCGTTACAGCGCCCCTTTTTGCCGGGGGGCGATCCATCGCGGCTATACAGGTACCTGTTCGTATTGACAGGGTTGTACACGGGTTGAGACGGGCGCAACAGCTCATCTGGTTTTACATAGGGCTAAATGTCTTTGTCCTCCTTGTCTTTGGAACCTTTCTCCTTTCGAGAATGGTAATACGCCCTATCAAACGTCTTGTTAAGACCGCCGATCACTTTGAAGACACGCAACGGTTCTCACATGAAACGGAGGCTAATCACAGCGAGATTGCCCACCTCGCCATATCTCTTAACCGGATGCTCAAACGCCTGGCTGAGAACAAGAAGCAGATGGAGGCGCAGATCCGTTCCCTGAAACAGGCAAACGAGGAAATTCTGCGCTCAGAAAAGCTCTCTTCCGTAGGCAGACTTGCCGCAGGTATGGCACACGAAGTTGGCAATCCCATTGGAGCAATCCTGGGGTACGCCAATCTCCTGAGAACTCACGTGGAAAAAAACCAAGAGGCAAGAGACTTTCTCGCACGGATCGAAAAAGAGATTGCCAGGATTGACACAATCGTCCGGGAACTTCTCGATTTCTCGAGACCATCGCCTGGCTCCTCCGTCCCTGTCGATGTCAATGCCCTGGTCTCAGAAAGCGCTGCTTTTTTTTCTCACCAAAAACTCACGAGTTCTGTTGAAATTGAAACCTGCCTGGAGGAAAATATAAGGATGGTGTGGGCCAACCCGGACCAACTTAAGCAGGTCTTGATTAACCTCATGTTAAACGCAAATGACGCAATGGAAAAAGGTGGCCGTATCACCATTGCCGCCAGTCAGACCCTTTGGCCTGGGGCAAGAGAGAAAAGTCCTGACAAGGGCTCGGCAGGGTTTGCCCAGATCGCTGTTTCTGACACAGGCAAGGGGATCCCCAAATCCAAACTCAACGACGTCTTTGACCCCTTTTACACCACAAAACCTCCGGGCAAAGGCACCGGCCTTGGGCTCGCCATCAGTCTTCGCATTGTTGAGGCTTTTGGCGGCGCCATCAGCGTGGAAAGCGTTGAGGGGAAGGGAAGCACCTTTAAAATCAGACTGCCCTTGGAGCGCAGAGTATGATAGCAAACGAGGTAATCGTCGACCTGGGCGCCATCAGGAACAATTTCTTTGAGATCAAGCGATTGGCAGGCCCCGGGAGCCGCGTCATCGCCGTCATTAAGTCAGATGCCTATGGGCACGGCATGATCCCAGTGGCCCAAATCCTTGAGTCATCAGGCGTTGATTCCTTTGGGGTATTTGAACTGGAAGAGGCCTTGGACCTGAGAAAGGCCCATTGCAACATCCCGATTTTACTTATGAAGGGCATCACTGCGGATGAAGTTTCAGCCGCTGTTGAAAAAAGGCTCACGGTGGCTCTTTTTCAACAGGACATAGCGGAAAAACTCTCCGGGACGGCCCTTAAACAAGGCACGGTCACTCCGGTCCATGTGAAGATAGACACTGGCATGGGGCGCCTGGGCGTGCCATGGGAAGATGCGTCAGATTTCCTGCAAGGCCTTTTGTCCTTAAACGGTCTTTTGCTCGAAGGGATATTTTCGCACTGTGCTGTCGCCGATGTGCCCGATCACCCCTTCACGGATGAGCAGATTGGCAGATTCTTACAGGTAGTCAAAAAGAGCAAACAACTTGGGGTGTGCTCCCAGGCGGTTCATCTTGCAAACAGCGGCGCTCTTTTGGCAAAAAAGGGCATTGATCTCGGCATGGTGCGGCCCGGCATACTCCTCTACGGATCGCCGCCCGCTGAAGGCTTGGCTGGGGCAGATTCCTTCAAGCCGGCCATGACCTTCAAATCCAGGGTAACTCAGGTAAAAAAAGTCCCCGCCGGCGCCTCCATCAGTTACGGTTGTACCTACAGAACCCGCTCAACTTCTACCATTGCCACTGTCCCTGTAGGCTACGATGACGGATACAGCCGAATGCTCTCAAACAAAGGAGAAGTGCTCATCCATGGGAAAAGAGTGCCCATCGTGGGTCGTGTTTGCATGAACCTGACCATGGTGGATGTGTCTTCACTGGACGGTGTCTCCGTGGGCGATGAGGTGGTTCTTTTGGGAGCCCAGGGAAAAGAGCGGATAACTGCCGAAGAGCTGGCAAGAAAAATCGGAACCATTAGCTACGAAGTCTACTGCATGATCGGAAAAAACAACCGTCGTGTCCATGTGGATTCACAGAAAAGACAACAAATCATATAATCGTTCCAAGATCTCGTACGTTGCCACTCTCGGCAGCACTATGATCTGGAAGAAGGTCCTGAATTTCAGCCAAGAATGATACCCAAGAGACTTCAAGGCTAAAGGCAGGGGCCAAATGTCAATTTATCACCATCGTCCCGGAAATGCGCCCAGAGGGAGGCGCAGGACAAAAGTTGTACCTTTTTTCAACTCGCTGTGGCATTCAATGGTGCCGCGGTGAGCCTCCACGATCGTCTTGACCACTGACAACCCGAGGCCCGTACCTTTTTTGCCTTTGGTAGTAAAGAAGGGGTCGAACATCTGTTCCAAGATCTCTGGTGCCACGCCGAGCCCAGTATCTTCTATCATAACCACAAGGTTCTGCTCTTCAATCCTTCCTTCAATGCTTATCTTTCCGGGACCGCCTACGGCTTCTAAAGCGTTTTTGACCAGATTGTTCAAGGTCTGGTACATGAGACGGGTATCTATGTTGACAGGTGGCAGGTCGGAGGGCCAGTTGAGGTCAAGCTGGATTCCATTTTGTTTTGCATTGGCCTGATGGACAAACAGGACCTCACGAATAGTCTTGTCTATTGACACCCTTTCCAGGTGTACGTCCGGTTTTTTGGCAAATTGTAAGAAATCATGAATGAAATGCCTGACCCGCTTTGAGTCTTTTTCCAATACATGCAGGGCATTTTCTCCTTTTTGGCTGAGGCCTTCACCCTTTAGAATGGCCAGAGTCAACCCTACGTTATTGAGAAGATTTCCCACCTCGTGGGTGACCTTGCTGGAGGTCGTGCCCAGGATGGCCAAATTCTTTGAATGTGCCAGTTCCCTGGCTGTCTCAACTTCACGCCTTATGAATGTCTTGAGCGAATCTGTCATCTCATTAAAAGCCAGGGCCAGATCGCCGATTTCGTCATGGGAGTCAACAGACGCCCTCTGATCAAGGTCTCCCTGACCGATTCTTTCAACCTGGCGGTGAAGGGTGTGAATAGGGGTAAGGAAATGCCTTACCCGATGCCACCCGAGGAGGATGGCCAAAAGGCAGATCAAACATGTTATGAGGATACCCCAGCGAATATTCTGGTATAAGTATGCATAGATCTCCGGGTAGGCCTGGCTTAAGACAATCACCCAATCAAGATCCGGAATACGGTAGCCCAGGCAGTGGAGTTTGGTTTCGTCCTTTTCTTCAACCCAGACCACGGGCGTACTGGAAGTGCGGAGTTTTTTCAGGACGCCTGATGCTTCTTCCGGACGCCCCCTGACCACGCGGTCCATTTCCATGTGGCCGATGAACTGTCCTGACAAATCCATGATAGCCACTTGGCCTGTGTCGCCTACTTTGACCCCCTCCAACACATCCCACACTGACTTCAGGTTAAATTCACCCCAGAGGACTTCCTTGACCTCGCCGAGGTGCAGTATTGGGGCGGCTACATGGATATAAGGGATATTTTCTTTTGTCCACATGACACCGGAAATGGCCCTTTTGCCTGTCAGTGCCTTTCTAAAGGTCCCGCTTTGGCTAAAGTTTACGTCTCCTTTTTCCCGGCCAACCGATATGACCTCCTTCCCTTGTGTGGAAATCAAAGACATAGACATGAATTCCGTT encodes the following:
- a CDS encoding prepilin peptidase, which produces MCVGSFLNVCIHRLPRSLSLIHPRSMCPVCGARIAFYDNIPVLSYLWLRGRCRHCQAAISSRYPVVELAAGLFAVAIFIRYGLAWEAFCLYVLVAALLVITFIDIDHQIIPDVITYPGIVLGFLSSFVTGHITYKDSLMGIFLGGGILLLVASAYYYLTKKEGMGGGDVKLLAMIGAFLGWKGAVFTIFVGSAVGTVLGIAVALRTQSGRKTVVPFGPFLSLGALLYLFHGPEIVDWYMALMR
- a CDS encoding HAMP domain-containing protein gives rise to the protein MKTFRPGLRTQILLSLTLLLVAAMISTSFVVTRIRERDLLQHKVADGKAVVKKMQLAIKELSRGQGPPPLELVRERLRNGATWMAPSRLFGQIIVMGRDGTLWVGNQGPDRSVKPGDPEIASVLRTGKGTTRISRNRGILTVTAPLFAGGRSIAAIQVPVRIDRVVHGLRRAQQLIWFYIGLNVFVLLVFGTFLLSRMVIRPIKRLVKTADHFEDTQRFSHETEANHSEIAHLAISLNRMLKRLAENKKQMEAQIRSLKQANEEILRSEKLSSVGRLAAGMAHEVGNPIGAILGYANLLRTHVEKNQEARDFLARIEKEIARIDTIVRELLDFSRPSPGSSVPVDVNALVSESAAFFSHQKLTSSVEIETCLEENIRMVWANPDQLKQVLINLMLNANDAMEKGGRITIAASQTLWPGAREKSPDKGSAGFAQIAVSDTGKGIPKSKLNDVFDPFYTTKPPGKGTGLGLAISLRIVEAFGGAISVESVEGKGSTFKIRLPLERRV
- the lon gene encoding endopeptidase La — protein: MGQIDTEDSIDVIQEDGETIDIPEELPLLPVRDIVVFNHMVLPLFVGRDRSVRAVDTAMAKDRLLLLATQRKSSVENPKPDEIFAVGTVAVILRMLKLPDGRAKLLVQGLAKARIAEYTEKKPFYQVKIEKIVEEQAEEMSLETEALMRNVCEQGVKILELRGELSSDVGAILHSIDDPIRLADLVASNLLLKTEDAQALLEMNNPVQKLHRVNDLLSKELEVSAMQAKIQSHAREEISKTQREYFLREEMRAIHKELGDTDERAKEVSEYRKKIKKAKMSKEAEKEAGKQLKRLDQMHPDAAEASIVRTYLDWLVEVPWSKSTKDVLDVKKAQGVLDEDHFDLEKVKDRILEYLSVRKLNKAMKGPILCFVGPPGVGKTSLGRSIARAMNRKFFRISLGGVRDEAEIRGHRRTYIGALPGRILQGLKQCGKNNPVFMMDEVDKIGADFRGDPAAALLEVLDPEQNVSFSDHYLNVPFDLSKVMFITTANLADPIPSALRDRMEIIELSGYTEEEKLFIAQKFLIPRQIKENGITRKHISMGSEAVRKIISEYTLEAGLRNLEREIANICRKVARKVAEGEKGIFKVTCANLHRYLGVPKYLPELDQECHEIGVSTGLAWTQAGGEVLYIEASTMKGKGELTLTGQLGEVMQESARAAFSFARSHAKSLGFRANFYQDTDIHIHVPAGAIPKDGPSAGVTMAVALVSALSGRPVSRDIAMTGEITLRGRVLLVGGLKEKALAALRANVQKIIIPEKNKKDLVEIPPNIRRKVTFIPVSHMDKVLEIALHRKPRKKGPRAR
- the tsaB gene encoding tRNA (adenosine(37)-N6)-threonylcarbamoyltransferase complex dimerization subunit type 1 TsaB → MIVLAIDTSTQTGGVAVLRGDSLLAQVQATSTRTHAKRLMLAVDSALRMAGMGVDECDGLAVTTGPGSFTGLRIGISAVKGLGFAMGKPVAGVSTLDVLAYQFPWFPDLVCPMLDARKEEIYTALYRCSRDAGLEKIASDCAVEPTQWLMQIKAPCLFVGDGAVVYRDLIEECLGSRAQFAPPYLNTLQASVVAYIGMKQIERGETTDVALLAPNYLRKSDAEIKLEKGRLVDK
- a CDS encoding sensor histidine kinase: MNAYKKTKLIYKVLLFVLPFLVLSITMTGIILSWTTYTHFQKTINTDYENIIKSSAGEIRLFMRNAQKGLEGLAWVIAATKLNRWQKEMAIAAFSHTATEFMSMSLISTQGKEVISVGREKGDVNFSQSGTFRKALTGKRAISGVMWTKENIPYIHVAAPILHLGEVKEVLWGEFNLKSVWDVLEGVKVGDTGQVAIMDLSGQFIGHMEMDRVVRGRPEEASGVLKKLRTSSTPVVWVEEKDETKLHCLGYRIPDLDWVIVLSQAYPEIYAYLYQNIRWGILITCLICLLAILLGWHRVRHFLTPIHTLHRQVERIGQGDLDQRASVDSHDEIGDLALAFNEMTDSLKTFIRREVETARELAHSKNLAILGTTSSKVTHEVGNLLNNVGLTLAILKGEGLSQKGENALHVLEKDSKRVRHFIHDFLQFAKKPDVHLERVSIDKTIREVLFVHQANAKQNGIQLDLNWPSDLPPVNIDTRLMYQTLNNLVKNALEAVGGPGKISIEGRIEEQNLVVMIEDTGLGVAPEILEQMFDPFFTTKGKKGTGLGLSVVKTIVEAHRGTIECHSELKKGTTFVLRLPLGAFPGRW
- the alr gene encoding alanine racemase — its product is MIANEVIVDLGAIRNNFFEIKRLAGPGSRVIAVIKSDAYGHGMIPVAQILESSGVDSFGVFELEEALDLRKAHCNIPILLMKGITADEVSAAVEKRLTVALFQQDIAEKLSGTALKQGTVTPVHVKIDTGMGRLGVPWEDASDFLQGLLSLNGLLLEGIFSHCAVADVPDHPFTDEQIGRFLQVVKKSKQLGVCSQAVHLANSGALLAKKGIDLGMVRPGILLYGSPPAEGLAGADSFKPAMTFKSRVTQVKKVPAGASISYGCTYRTRSTSTIATVPVGYDDGYSRMLSNKGEVLIHGKRVPIVGRVCMNLTMVDVSSLDGVSVGDEVVLLGAQGKERITAEELARKIGTISYEVYCMIGKNNRRVHVDSQKRQQII
- a CDS encoding phosphatidylserine decarboxylase family protein, with amino-acid sequence MSFFSHLRPENKRAFPVASEGLPLIVSSAFVTVYLAALGLSMVALFFAAVTCFIVFFFRDPDRVIPSEDRAVVSPADGKVVEVRVVSESDVAREKMLKVSVFMSVFNVHVNRIPTDGTVVDISYYPGRFFSANLDKASKDNERNAVSLDIGSGRRLVVVQVAGLIARRIVCRIQKGDHLRRGQRFGIICFGSRLDVYLPSDTKPAVSVGDKVLAGTSILGHLT
- a CDS encoding DUF465 domain-containing protein; translated protein: MEKRDRELIDLLIKENEILEKYVQAHQQYEKQLEDYNRHPYLSTEEWVERKRIQKLKLAGRDKIEQILAEHRRTKEKLAQGSVS
- the pssA gene encoding CDP-diacylglycerol--serine O-phosphatidyltransferase; translation: MKRKKRSKNKDSHRRIYLLPNLMTSANLFCGFYALIAAIQGHFVKSAIAIMVAALFDALDGKIARVTRTVSKFGLEYDSLCDAISFGVAPGILVYLWALQPFGRLGWLAALLFVACGTLRLARFNIQVDRVSSDYFTGLPIPAAAFMIASTVLLLYRLGGGGTTKHVTILIMIYVLSFLMVSTIKYYSFKRPGLFKTMRFNMLVLVILFSIVVAAEPSVTFFLFMLAYILSGPFMTLWLRKKNHKKEGGPNDSVDVPSQEPV